One part of the Kryptolebias marmoratus isolate JLee-2015 linkage group LG13, ASM164957v2, whole genome shotgun sequence genome encodes these proteins:
- the LOC108245210 gene encoding histone H4 transcription factor isoform X1 yields MPPKKRIQKKALKLGCEWASCQESFSQMENFCKHVEDHLTSLHPDEDEGAEEERNCLWRDCGFCSVDGLEELRRHLLFHCYHTKLKQLGQQVLDAQPELGSCSIAYHNRNIIPDIPDNFICLWEECEQPPYENPEWFYRHVEMHTLSIEIPTGDSEFPVRCGWKDCEATAKGRPKLREHLRSHTQEKVVACPGCGGMYANNTKFFDHIIRQSAMEGQRFQCSHCSKRFATERLLRDHMRTHVSHYKCPLCDMTCPSPSSLRSHIKFRHSNEKPYSCEYCEYSCKNLIDLRKHLDTHSSDPAFRCDVPGCGFTCRTPGTMKLHHQKEHEKSFIARYKCHVCGQCFTRGNSLTVHLHKKHQFKWPSGHPRFRYKEHEDGFMRLQLIRYESVELTEQLMREKQRRRAEGDDDDDDSNPAGSPEGEEESASEVRVELKGVLLEEQRTEEPIISAEEGRQEGDMLYVLTGGLSQTGEDSVLVQLQDTAQQQGMLVD; encoded by the exons ATGCCTCCAAAAAAGCGCATCCAAAAGAAAGCGCTTAAACTGGGCTGTGAATGGGCTTCGTGCCAGGAATCCTTCAGTCAGATGGAAAACTTCTGTAAACATGTGGAAGATCACCTGACAAGTTTGCATCCGGATGAGGATGAGGGAGCAGAAG aggagagaAACTGCCTCTGGAGAGACTGTGGTTTCTGCTCCGTTGATGGCCTTGAAGAGCTTCGACGACATCTCCTGTTTCACTGTTACCACACCAAGCTGAAGCAGCTGGGTCAGCAGGTCCTCGATGCTCAGCCCGAGCTGGGCAGCTGCTCCATTGCCTACCACAACCGCAACATCATCCCCGACATCCCCGACAATTTCATCTGTCTTTGGGAAGAATGCGAG CAACCACCGTATGAAAACCCCGAGTGGTTTTATCGCCACGTGGAAATGCACACGCTGTCCATCGAAATACCAACAGGAGACTCTGAGTTCCCAGTCCGCTGTGGATGGAAAG ATTGTGAGGCGACTGCTAAAGGACGCCCCAAGCTGCGGGAGCACCTGCGCAGCCACACCCAGGAGAAGGTGGTGGCGTGTCCAGGCTGCGGGGGGATGTACGCAAACAACACCAAATTCTTTGACCACATCATACGACAGAGCGCCATGGAAG gtCAGAGGTTTCAGTGTTCTCACTGCTCCAAACGTTTTGCAACAGAAAGACTGCTGAGAGACCACATGAGGACCCACG TGAGCCACTACAAGTGTCCTTTGTGTGACATGACATGCCCGTCGCCGTCCTCGCTGCGCAGCCACATCAAGTTCCGCCACAGTAACGAGAAACCGTACAGCTGTGAATACTGCGAATACAG CTGTAAGAATCTGATCGACCTGCGTAAACACCTGGACACCCACAGCAGCGACCCTGCGTTCCGCTGTGACGTCCCTGGGTGTGGCTTCACCTGTCGCACGCCCGGCACCATGAAGCTCCACCACCAGAAAGAGCACGAG AAGAGTTTTATAGCTCGCTACAAGTGTCACGTATGCGGCCAGTGTTTCACCAGAGGCAACAGCCTTACTGTGCATCTGCACAAAAAGCACCAGTTCAAATGGCCCTCCGGACACCCCAGGTTCAG GTACAAGGAGCACGAGGACGGCTTCATGCGACTGCAGCTGATTCGCTACGAGAGCGTGGAGCTGACGGAGCAGTTGATGAGGGAGAAGCAGAGGAGGCGGGCGGAGGGCGACGACGATGACGACGACAGTAACCCCGCTGGGAGTCCAGAGGGGGAGGAAGAGTCTGCTTCGGAGGTTCGGGTGGAGCTAAAAGGggtgctgctggaggagcagaggacTGAGGAGCCCATCATCAGCGCTGAGGAGGGCAGACAGGAGGGGGACATGCTGTATGTCCTAACGGGAGGTTTGTCCCAGACAGGGGAGGACTCTGTTTTAGTGCAACTCCAGGATACAGCGCAGCAACAAGGCATGCTGGTGGACTGA
- the LOC108245210 gene encoding histone H4 transcription factor isoform X2, which produces MPPKKRIQKKALKLGCEWASCQESFSQMENFCKHVEDHLTSLHPDEDEGAEEERNCLWRDCGFCSVDGLEELRRHLLFHCYHTKLKQLGQQVLDAQPELGSCSIAYHNRNIIPDIPDNFICLWEECEQPPYENPEWFYRHVEMHTLSIEIPTGDSEFPVRCGWKDCEATAKGRPKLREHLRSHTQEKVVACPGCGGMYANNTKFFDHIIRQSAMEGQRFQCSHCSKRFATERLLRDHMRTHVSHYKCPLCDMTCPSPSSLRSHIKFRHSNEKPYSCEYCEYSCKNLIDLRKHLDTHSSDPAFRCDVPGCGFTCRTPGTMKLHHQKEHESFIARYKCHVCGQCFTRGNSLTVHLHKKHQFKWPSGHPRFRYKEHEDGFMRLQLIRYESVELTEQLMREKQRRRAEGDDDDDDSNPAGSPEGEEESASEVRVELKGVLLEEQRTEEPIISAEEGRQEGDMLYVLTGGLSQTGEDSVLVQLQDTAQQQGMLVD; this is translated from the exons ATGCCTCCAAAAAAGCGCATCCAAAAGAAAGCGCTTAAACTGGGCTGTGAATGGGCTTCGTGCCAGGAATCCTTCAGTCAGATGGAAAACTTCTGTAAACATGTGGAAGATCACCTGACAAGTTTGCATCCGGATGAGGATGAGGGAGCAGAAG aggagagaAACTGCCTCTGGAGAGACTGTGGTTTCTGCTCCGTTGATGGCCTTGAAGAGCTTCGACGACATCTCCTGTTTCACTGTTACCACACCAAGCTGAAGCAGCTGGGTCAGCAGGTCCTCGATGCTCAGCCCGAGCTGGGCAGCTGCTCCATTGCCTACCACAACCGCAACATCATCCCCGACATCCCCGACAATTTCATCTGTCTTTGGGAAGAATGCGAG CAACCACCGTATGAAAACCCCGAGTGGTTTTATCGCCACGTGGAAATGCACACGCTGTCCATCGAAATACCAACAGGAGACTCTGAGTTCCCAGTCCGCTGTGGATGGAAAG ATTGTGAGGCGACTGCTAAAGGACGCCCCAAGCTGCGGGAGCACCTGCGCAGCCACACCCAGGAGAAGGTGGTGGCGTGTCCAGGCTGCGGGGGGATGTACGCAAACAACACCAAATTCTTTGACCACATCATACGACAGAGCGCCATGGAAG gtCAGAGGTTTCAGTGTTCTCACTGCTCCAAACGTTTTGCAACAGAAAGACTGCTGAGAGACCACATGAGGACCCACG TGAGCCACTACAAGTGTCCTTTGTGTGACATGACATGCCCGTCGCCGTCCTCGCTGCGCAGCCACATCAAGTTCCGCCACAGTAACGAGAAACCGTACAGCTGTGAATACTGCGAATACAG CTGTAAGAATCTGATCGACCTGCGTAAACACCTGGACACCCACAGCAGCGACCCTGCGTTCCGCTGTGACGTCCCTGGGTGTGGCTTCACCTGTCGCACGCCCGGCACCATGAAGCTCCACCACCAGAAAGAGCACGAG AGTTTTATAGCTCGCTACAAGTGTCACGTATGCGGCCAGTGTTTCACCAGAGGCAACAGCCTTACTGTGCATCTGCACAAAAAGCACCAGTTCAAATGGCCCTCCGGACACCCCAGGTTCAG GTACAAGGAGCACGAGGACGGCTTCATGCGACTGCAGCTGATTCGCTACGAGAGCGTGGAGCTGACGGAGCAGTTGATGAGGGAGAAGCAGAGGAGGCGGGCGGAGGGCGACGACGATGACGACGACAGTAACCCCGCTGGGAGTCCAGAGGGGGAGGAAGAGTCTGCTTCGGAGGTTCGGGTGGAGCTAAAAGGggtgctgctggaggagcagaggacTGAGGAGCCCATCATCAGCGCTGAGGAGGGCAGACAGGAGGGGGACATGCTGTATGTCCTAACGGGAGGTTTGTCCCAGACAGGGGAGGACTCTGTTTTAGTGCAACTCCAGGATACAGCGCAGCAACAAGGCATGCTGGTGGACTGA
- the dpagt1 gene encoding UDP-N-acetylglucosamine--dolichyl-phosphate N-acetylglucosaminephosphotransferase, with protein MAENMSPVPTVPLAISCFMSVLGCLATLKLIPAFKEHFISARLYGMDLNKTTKKEVPESQGVISGTVFLIILFCFIPVPFLSCFVGDQCMGFPHDEFVQLIGALLAICCMIFLGFADDVLNLRWRHKLLLPTMASLPLLMVYFTNFGNTVIVVPKPFRVLLGLHLDLGILYYVYMGMLAVFCTNAINILAGINGIESGQALFISGSIIIFNLLELSGDYRDDHVFSLYFMIPFFFTTLALFYHNWYPSSVFVGDTFCYFAGMTFAVVGILGHFSKTMLLFFIPQVVNFVYSLPQLFHIIPCPRHRLPRLNPDTGKLGMSFSKFKIKDLSRLGHLILKVAELLKLLEVRRGQGEDEDFIECSNMTLINLVLKVLGPVHERNLTVIMLVIQVLGSAVAFGIRYHLVRLFYDV; from the exons atggctgaaaacatGTCACCGGTACCCACCGTTCCGCTGGCGATCAGCTGTTTCATGTCTGTCCTCGGCTGCTTGGCGACACTCAAACTCATTCCTGCTTTCAAAGAGCATTTCATCTCAGCTCGACTCTACGGAATGGacctaaacaaaacaaccaaaaaggaagt CCCAGAGTCTCAAGGAGTCATCAGCGGGACGGtcttcctcatcatcctcttctGCTTCATCCCAGTGCCTTTCCTCAGCTGCTTTGTGGGCGATCAGTGCATGGGCTTCCCTCACGATGAG ttcgTGCAGCTGATCGGTGCGCTCCTGGCCATCTGTTGCATGATCTTTCTGGGCTTCGCCGACGACGTGCTGAACCTGCGATGGAGGCACAAGCTCCTTCTGCCCACCATGGCGTCCCTGCCGCTGCTCATGGTGTACTTCACCAACTTTGGCAACACGGTCATCGTGGTGCCCAAGCCCTTCCGAGTTCTGCTCGGGCTCCACTTAGATCTGG GCATTCTCTACTACGTCTACATGGGAATGCTCGCGGTGTTCTGCACAAACGCCATCAACATCTTAGCGGGCATCAACGGCATCGAGTCAGGTCAAGCCCTGTTCATCTCAGGCTCCATCATCATTTTCAACCTGCTGGAGCTCAGCG gcGATTACCGTGACGACCACGTTTTCTCCCTCTACTTCATGATACCGTTCTTCTTCACCACGTTAGCACTTTTTTACCACAACTG GTATCCCTCGTCCGTGTTTGTGGGAGACACGTTCTGCTACTTCGCCGGGATGACCTTCGCTGTCGTCGGCATCCTGGGACACTTCAGCAAAACGATGCTGCTGTTCTTCATACCTCAAGTGGTGAACTTCGTCTACTCTCTGCCTCAGCTCTTTCACATCATCCCCTGTCCCCGGCACCGGCTCCCCAG ACTGAATCCAGACACAGGCAAACTGGGGATGAGCTTctccaaatttaaaataaaagacctcTCGAGGTTGGGACACCTCATCCTGAAG GTTGCAGAGTTACTGAAGCTGCTGGAGGTGCGCCGGGGCCAGGGTGAAGACGAGGACTTCATCGAATGCAGCAACATGACTTTAATAAATCTGGTTCTGAAAGTGCTCGGACCCGTTCACGAGAGGAATCTGACGGTCATCATGCTCGTCATACAG GTGTTGGGGAGCGCGGTGGCTTTCGGGATCCGTTATCATCTGGTGCGTCTGTTCTATGACGTGTAG